In Candidatus Accumulibacter cognatus, the genomic window TGGACGACCATCAGAGGGATCCTCCGAGGGGGAGGGCGCCGCGCAGCAGGGCGCGCTCCAGCTCTTGCTGGCAATCGATGCAAGTCTGCACGCCCGGCAAGGCGTGCTGGCGAGCGAGGGGGATGGGTTCGTCGCAGATCGCGCAGGTGTCGGCGGTCTCGGCGACGACGGGGCGCCGGCGCTGCTGCGCGGCGAGCGCGTCGTCGCGCAGCTCCTGTTCGCGTTCGGACGCGAGGTCGGCGAAGTCGCTCATGCGGTGCGCACCGGCAGAATGGCTGCGCGCACCAATACCCGTCCGCTGGACAGCGTGGCGATGCAGCGAAATTTGTAGTTCGCTTCATGAGAGCCACCCGACATCGGCTGCAGGACGGTGCCGCCAGCGATGACGAAATCGCCGGATAGCAGCGCCGACGGGTTGGCGTCGGTGCCCGAGATCAGCGTACAGGTGGGGATGGCGCCGACGATCGTCTCGCCGTCGTCCAGCTCGTCCAGGAAGTCGAACGTCGCCACCAGATGCTCGGCGGGGTCCTTGGGCTTCCAGATCGTGGTCATGACCGCACCTCGAAGGATCGCCGCGGCAGCGAGGCGACGTAGGACCTGCGCCGGGCGGTGGCGACGTAGCGCGCATCCACCGCCAGCAACACGGCCTCCAGCGACGAGAGATGAGCCACGCCGCCCGCCGCCGCCTGCCCGCTGGCCGCGAGATCGACCGAGACGAACAGGGCGCCGGCGCCCATGGCCTGGACGAATCCGGCGGCGGTCAGCGTCACGGTGGCCGCGAGATTTCCGGCACCGCCCGCTTGCGCGCCGGCGCTGGCCGCGAGTTGCACGCTGACAGTCAGCACGGCCGACCCCGTGGCGGTGGCCCCGCCGGACGCCGAAATCGCGCCGGGCGATCCGCCGGACAGCGTCGCCGATCCGCTGGCCTGGGCGGCGCCGGCGGCCAGCGCATCGAGCTGAGCGGCGAGCGCGGCGTTTCCGGCCGCGCTCGCCGCGCCGGCGCCGGCCAGCAGAATTTCGGCCGCGAGCCCGGCCTGGCCAGCAGCCTGCGCCAGCCCGGCGGCGCTGATCGAAACGGTGGCCGTGAGTCCGGCCGATCCGCTCGACACCGAAAAGCCGGCCGCCGACAACGGGATATCGGCTTGAATGCCAGCCGATCCGCCCGCGACGGCGACGCCGAGGGCAGACAGGGCGACTTGCGCCTGCAGCGTCGCCGATCCATCCGTTTGGGCACCACCAGAGGCGGATAGGGTGCTGCCCGATTCGGAGGATGGCAACCAGATTTTCCTGGAATCTGTTTGCAGCAACTTCCAGGGGGTTGCAGAAAGGTCCAGGATTTCTGCGTCGGACAAAGCCCCGG contains:
- a CDS encoding TraR/DksA family transcriptional regulator → MSDFADLASEREQELRDDALAAQQRRRPVVAETADTCAICDEPIPLARQHALPGVQTCIDCQQELERALLRGALPLGGSL